The following nucleotide sequence is from Bdellovibrionota bacterium.
AGCGGCAAAAATGGACAACCAAAGCGCGATTCGAACTTTCGAGATCATCCCACAGACAATCGAGACGAGCAGCGTAAGAAAAAAGAGGCCGGAAGCATCTTTTCCGCTCGCCTGGCAACCGCCGGAATCGAGAGCTGACGTGTCCTCCATATTAAGGTTGTCTACCAGATCACCGTAAGGACCAGAATCTTGCGAAGCTTCGTTCGAGTAATCGCTCAAATTCCCCGCCTCGTCGAAGGCTTGAACCACATAGTAATAGGTCGTGGAGGGCTCGACGTCGATGTCGAGATATTCACGGTCATTGATATCTGTTGTGGATACTTTCTGGTAGCCCGATCCTGAACTCTCTGATCGCAAAACATCGTAACCCGCAACGCCGACATTATCGGAACTTTCCCCCCAATGGAGATAAATTCCCGGCGCGGGACTCATATCCGGAGCAGCGACCAACTGTGCTGGGGCCGAAGGGGCCTCGGAATCGACTGCTGCGAAAGGGGGCGACGTTGCGAAAGCATCAAGAGCTACGAGGAAAGCGAGAGTACCAATTAAGCTTTTCATATTCTTTACTCCCTTCCTATTTACCGCTCGACAAATTGAATGACCGGTTGCTGTTCCAGAATCAATGACTGCAAAGCCGAAGCTCCAGGACAAATTTCTTGGGAACA
It contains:
- a CDS encoding fibronectin type III domain-containing protein, translated to MSWSFGFAVIDSGTATGHSICRAVNRKGVKNMKSLIGTLAFLVALDAFATSPPFAAVDSEAPSAPAQLVAAPDMSPAPGIYLHWGESSDNVGVAGYDVLRSESSGSGYQKVSTTDINDREYLDIDVEPSTTYYYVVQAFDEAGNLSDYSNEASQDSGPYGDLVDNLNMEDTSALDSGGCQASGKDASGLFFLTLLVSIVCGMISKVRIALWLSIFAAPFFAGCDSNEVDVTLLTQEQLAKYQACTTDLDCTAAIGACCGCPYIGVNKQYADQITINCPDGLGCAISECEGGEAVCVDNICKYLPPCGPDDLTDCAFPPG